A portion of the Pararge aegeria chromosome 10, ilParAegt1.1, whole genome shotgun sequence genome contains these proteins:
- the LOC120626771 gene encoding uncharacterized protein LOC120626771 isoform X4, with the protein MIGLVLCFVAKIIDLALSAYSADCTERYEFLHRKRRRRKASQGPPPRLGLKAASPGVTDEDCNSNTSLAGSLHSTHDELDAHCDNSGYLWLLDYNPMFRDGSCHHISVLSSVSASYKGISDLTSRFEFASRYKDIARDLDANLAEADMESFKTEDIHALLMTGDLPHDAIIDDITHDSNPQGEMFASISSSLLEKFRFDSSMSGSSLQGEESVGSINTMSICKSELLFSPVKEGAHGVHFSVDSLDCELPTEQDLILTCQANKDNYTIAFEGSLTIYSEDSECAEFTVNQKHDKLVKKDLNIALDNDERTRRNLELLERCKKLTNKLTTSMARSDLGLTTWSKLKKQTSHSPLKRHPSGNNNEESNESTDNTSEMNNSVIKSQSLPNLYRKKLLSSSINSAALSNSTVDSFTANQRLIGTPTCMKVYDVSLNRSTLGSQHSEPMSTSSTDNQTSSDKSQTKQSFNLVKLFMKQKSTSNDGIVSMDQLDRSECWPSSSGGESGESMGEQKLGIFKSSHAERPQVDLPIEALEETSSAVYEEIRTPNPYNRVYDEVLIEEEEVEGANKLSDNESNLYAIVNKPHFKRTNLNITNSPSKGRYSRKSCSSQSSATSVSISSCSESDGTQITRMNRVLQRESCDTKATSTHLEAAKLDKSMQTSSLQVSSMSHDREIYKVVEASFLEKLKEGDCEKPVFVLYPNYTLPDISFLNGRPNIYLSPVKVNISPKSNDTRKNRMQLKGKRPFSCTDVEMLKKKGLGHIKDWDSLNFLLPLECRQLLSEMPELMQYIKEKDIPNKSDKYCNLSPASKKNRPMSCDCTNLANTTAVSSSSSTATQPSSGYRGSSTMLTDESSQNSPAPTGNFNPLFVYRYDSATSSEASCANTEGQRINPSIPKRSLSLADQNRIAKQGELAPPRPPLPKSILRKSMDKTRKTTAQTKRYSMFELDDFIQDPIVCASAAVENKTKRRSLQEPYYLQNQTNFDYRKNNDLAAKRLSQQFLDAADKDADYNEYYQDEGVGTESSLESGKSNEIKFHRPHTPPLPKPRTKKIEYIDFPPPGALISSADLQQLEEFLKQSGINCQNMDEWDQNQVQKVRSQVTKFLQMKRSQEENQRSTDSSSSSCNSKKSVSFAQKPDTKPDVQQSQTKPLDELKVASLATPPNSPNISAMVAQRHYQAKNLAEIPICEEGEVSPDEFLSPTTQNDGRQKYDLIDVSQKRALVSNVTDAVEMLIQHFSPATDQAELAFLGDSKQSPACAKIALNALCPALYAIFRDGLKENIETSFGAVNNSVWQMVEATARQGPITKSLNELVLRINSEDAVTEGLVKFNAFILGLLNAQSVDAWVSYVRTRESILAKHYDSDSLILAGCVGESRCRALLDTLLASLEPLRLLPFSLDLMFEMRELHRSFKRIENDMRAASRPTTINTPPLTLNQRNLLKLVRSMQSSAISSDDCQTSVIMRHKEPRNKEPSTPDLLNESANVKTTVEKNRPRSCVNPSPIGYDMCPNNSRIDLENNRRWSGVHLGSKLMQAFDRLVFDDSDDYTDSLENNKPSAKAPGNDTKLDISGEEQWRPGSANSSASGNTGAGSNNSGGKFRRLQLKWEMLSTAESPVTPSGETSPATARGSKIPRPVSSPVRPQAPTAQSPAKNTHRGIPVPVRKGSSPTTTAPRPNTTRAGATNKKPPQPANRASRVDGACVGGAPRPASLPYGRAAPPPAPRRAASSSAARAHAHHAQQKNKYVRTLWHRLPSDSGHLAFNEGERLRLILEVDDQYLLCCRGDQKGLVPRDAVLLEDF; encoded by the exons AGTAACCCCCAAGGCGAGATGTTCGCGAGTATATCAAGTTCTCTATTGGAAAAGTTTCGGTTCGACAGTTCAATGAGTGGCAGTAGTTTGCAG GGTGAAGAATCTGTCGGTTCCATCAATACAATGTCGATATGTAAATCAGAGCTGTTGTTTTCGCCGGTCAAAGAAGGTGCCCATGGAGTTCACTTCAGCGTTGATAGTCTTGACTGTGAGCTGCCAACTGAACAAGATCTTATTCTCACATGTCAAGCGAATAAAGATAATTACACCATCGCCTTCGAGGGCAGTCTCACCATTTACTCTGAGGACAGTGAGTGCGCTGAATTCACCGTCAATCAAAAACATG ACAAATTGGTTAAGAAAGATTTAAACATAGCCTTAGATAATGATGAAAGAACGCGCAGGAATTTAGAATTACTAGAAAGATGTAAGAAATTAACTAATAAGCTAACAACTTCTATGGCCAGAAGTGATTTAGGTTTAACTACCTGGAGTAAGCTTAAAAAACAAACCAGTCATTCACCCCTAAAGAG gcATCCATCTGGAAATAACAATGAAGAATCAAATGAATCAACCGATAATACAAGTGAAATGAACAATTCAGTAATCAAAAGTCAAAGCTTACCAAACTTGTACAGGAAAAAACTGCTGAGCAGTTCAATCAATTCTGCTGCATTAAGCAACTCAACG gtcgACTCTTTTACAGCCAACCAAAGACTAATTGGAACACCAACATGTATGAAGGTTTATGATGTTTCACTAAATCGTTCAACACTTGGCAGTCAACATTCGGAACCTATGAGCACATCTTCTACGGACAACCAAACGTCGTCTGATAAAAGTCAGACGAAACAGTCTTTTAATCTGGTGAAGCtttttatgaaacaaaaaagCACTAGTAATGATGGTATTGTTAGTATGGATCAATTAGATCGATCGGAGTGCTGGCCTTCTAGTTCAGGGGGTGAAAGCGGAGAGTCAATGGGGGAGCAAAAGCTAGGCATTTTCAAAAGCAGTCATGCTGAAAGACCTCAAGTCGATTTACCTATCGAGGCGCTTGAAGAAACGTCATCAGCAGTTTATGAAGAAATTCGAACACCAAATCCATATAATAGAGTTTATGACGAAGTGTTAATAGAGGAAGAAGAAGTTGAAGGGGCTAATAAGTTGAGTGATAACGAATCTAATCTATATGCTATTGTGAATAAACCTCACTTTAAAAGAACaaacttaaatattacaaatagcCCCTCAAAAGGAAGATATAGTAGAAAATCATGTTCCTCTCAGTCATCGGCCACGAGTGTTAGTATTTCTAGTTGTTCTGAGTCTGATGGTACCCAAATAACAAGAATGAATAGGGTACTGCAAAGAGAATCATGTGATACTAAAGCCACTTCTACGCATCTTGAAGCTGCTAAGCTAGATAAAAGCATGCAAACATCATCTCTTCAAGTTTCATCTATGTCACATGACCGAGAAATATATAAAGTTGTAGAGGCTTCGTTCCTTGAAAAACTAAAAGAGGGCGATTGTGAAAAAcctgtttttgttttgtatccTAATTATACTTTACCAGACATAAGCTTTTTGAATGGCAgacctaatatatatttaagtccagtaaaagtaaatatatcACCAAAATCAAATGACACCCGAAAAAATAGAATGCAACTAAAAGGTAAACGACCGTTTTCATGCACTGATGTAGAAATGCTTAAGAAAAAAGGTCTTGGCCATATTAAAGATTGGGATTCCCTGAATTTCTTGCTACCGCTTGAATGTAGACAGTTACTCTCCGAAATGCCAGAATTAATGCagtatattaaagaaaaagataTACCAAATAAATCTGATAAATACTGTAATTTATCACCTGCATCAAAGAAGAATAGGCCAATGAGTTGTGATTGCACCAATTTAGCCAATACTACAGCTGTTTCGTCAAGTTCAAGTACAGCAACTCAACCATCATCAGGATATCGAGGGTCGTCAACAATGTTAACTGATGAATCCTCTCAAAATAGCCCTGCTCCTACAGGAAACTTTAATCCATTATTTGTTTACCGCTACGACAGTGCTACAAGTTCTGAAGCCAGTTGTGCAAATACTGAAGGTCAAAGAATAAATCCATCGATACCAAAACGGTCACTGTCTCTAGCCGATCAAAATAGAATAGCAAAACAAGGAGAACTTGCTCCTCCAAGACCCCCTTTACCTAAGAGTATTTTACGTAAATCTATGGATAAAACACGCAAAACTACTGCGCAAACAAAACGATACAGTATGTTTGAACTCGACGATTTTATTCAAGACCCAATAGTATGCGCTTCAGCTGCTGTGGAGAATAAAACTAAGAGAAGGTCACTTCAAGAGCCTTATTATCTTCAAAATCAAACAAATTTTGATTACAGAAAAAATAATGACTTAGCTGCCAAAAGATTGTCTCAACAATTCTTAGATGCTGCTGATAAAGACGCTGATTATAACGAATATTATCAAGATGAAGGAGTTGGGACTGAAAGCAGCCTTGAGTCAGGAAAATCGAATGAAATAAAGTTTCATAGACCGCATACGCCTCCGCTTCCGAAACCAAGAACCAAGAAAATTGAATACATTGATTTTCCACCACCCGGTGCACTTATAAGCAGCGCTGATTTACAACAGTTAGAAGAGTTTCTCAAGCAAAGTGGGATCAACTGTCAAAACATGGATGAATGGGATCAAAATCAAGTTCAAAAGGTAAGAAGTCAGGTTACGAAATTCCTCCAAATGAAGCGTTCCCAGGAAGAAAACCAAAGGTCTACAGATTCAAGTAGCAGTAGTTGCAATAGCAAGAAATCGGTTAGCTTCGCACAGAAGCCAGATACTAAACCTGATGTACAACAAAGTCAAACAAAACCTTTAGATGAACTAAAAGTAGCAAGTCTTGCTACACCGCCAAATTCGCCGAATATTTCTGCTATGGTAGCACAAAGACACTATCAG GCCAAAAATTTAGCCGAGATACCTATTTGCGAAGAAGGAGAAGTAAGTCCAGATGAATTTTTAAGTCCTACAACACAAAATGATGGAAGACAAAAGTACGACCTCATTGATGTCTCTCAAAAAAGAG CATTAGTCTCTAATGTAACGGATGCTGTTGAAATGTTGATTCAGCACTTTTCTCCTGCAACGGATCAAGCAGAACTAGCTTTCTTAGGTGATTCAAAACAATCACCGGCTTGTGCAAAGATTGCCCTAAATGCTTTGTGTCCAGCATTATACGCCATATTTAGAGATGGtctaaaggaaaacattgaaaCTTCTTTTGGTGCTGTCAATAACTCTGTCTGGCAAATGGTAGAAGCGACAGCTAGACAAg GTCCCATAACCAAGTCCCTTAATGAACTGGTTTTAAGAATAAACAGTGAAGACGCAGTAACGGAAGGATTGGTCAAATTCAATGCATTTATTTTAGGTCTATTAAA CGCACAATCTGTAGATGCGTGGGTGTCGTATGTGCGGACAAGGGAATCAATACTAGCAAAGCACTACGACTCCGATTCTCTCATCCTAGCGGGTTGCGTAGGCGAATCGCGATGTAGAGCCCTGTTGGATACGTTGCTGGCCAGCCTCGAACCACTCAGACTTCTGCCGTTCTCCCTTGATCTTATGTTCGAAATGCGCGAGTTACACCGAAGTTTCAAGAGGATTGAAAACGATATGAGAGCTGCTAGTAGG CCCACTACGATTAACACTCCGCCACTAACACTGAACCAGAGAAACCTGCTGAAGCTGGTCCGTTCGATGCAGTCCAGCGCCATTTCGAGTGACGACTGTCAGACTAGTGTCATAATGAGACACAAAGAGCCCAGAAACAAAGAGCCATCCACGCCAGACTTGTTGAACGAGTCGGCAAATGTTAAGACTACTGTTGAAAAAAATAGGCCGAGGTCATGTGTAAACCCATCTCCTATAGGCTACGACATGTGTCCTAACAACAGTAGAATAGACCTTGAGAATAATCGGAGATGGTCAGGAGTGCACCTGGGCTCGAAATTGATGCAAGCATTTGACAGATTAGTATTTGATGACAGTGATGATTACACTGATAGTCTAGAAAACAATAAGCCCTCCGCTAAAGCACCCGGCAATGACACGAAG CTGGATATAAGCGGCGAGGAGCAGTGGCGGCCGGGCTCAGCCAACAGCAGTGCGAGTGGGAACACAGGCGCTGGCAGCAACAACTCGGGGGGAAAGTTCCGACGTTTACAGCTAAAATGGGAAATGCTGAGTACTGCCGAAAGCCCCGTCACGCCATCTG GAGAAACATCACCAGCTACAGCTCGAGGATCCAAAATCCCACGGCCGGTGTCATCACCAGTCCGGCCTCAGGCGCCAACAGCGCAGTCGCCCGCCAAAAACACGCAtcg AGGCATCCCCGTACCGGTACGTAAAGGTTCTTCGCCCACAACAACGGCTCCACGTCCTAACACTACGAGGGCAGGTGCCACGAATAAGAAACCTCCGCAACCCGCCAatag AGCGTCTCGCGTGGACGGTGCGTGTGTGGGCGGTGCACCGCGGCCCGCGTCGCTGCCGTACGGGCGAGCCGCGCCGCCACCCGCACCTCGTCGCGCCGCTTCATCGTCGGCAGCGCGGGCGCACGCGCACCACGCACAACAGAAGAACAA ATACGTGAGAACGCTTTGGCACAGACTACCATCAGACTCAGGTCACTTAGCGTTCAACGAGGGCGAAAGACTACGGCTGATCCTAGAGGTGGATGACCAGTACCTATTGTGCTGTCGCGGAGACCAGAAGGGATTGGTTCCCCGCGATGCTGTGCTTTTAGAGGATTTCTGA
- the LOC120626771 gene encoding uncharacterized protein LOC120626771 isoform X5 translates to MTEKEVNRMLGPPPRLGLKAASPGVTDEDCNSNTSLAGSLHSTHDELDAHCDNSGYLWLLDYNPMFRDGSCHHISVLSSVSASYKGISDLTSRFEFASRYKDIARDLDANLAEADMESFKTEDIHALLMTGDLPHDAIIDDITHDSNPQGEMFASISSSLLEKFRFDSSMSGSSLQGEESVGSINTMSICKSELLFSPVKEGAHGVHFSVDSLDCELPTEQDLILTCQANKDNYTIAFEGSLTIYSEDSECAEFTVNQKHDKLVKKDLNIALDNDERTRRNLELLERCKKLTNKLTTSMARSDLGLTTWSKLKKQTSHSPLKRHPSGNNNEESNESTDNTSEMNNSVIKSQSLPNLYRKKLLSSSINSAALSNSTVDSFTANQRLIGTPTCMKVYDVSLNRSTLGSQHSEPMSTSSTDNQTSSDKSQTKQSFNLVKLFMKQKSTSNDGIVSMDQLDRSECWPSSSGGESGESMGEQKLGIFKSSHAERPQVDLPIEALEETSSAVYEEIRTPNPYNRVYDEVLIEEEEVEGANKLSDNESNLYAIVNKPHFKRTNLNITNSPSKGRYSRKSCSSQSSATSVSISSCSESDGTQITRMNRVLQRESCDTKATSTHLEAAKLDKSMQTSSLQVSSMSHDREIYKVVEASFLEKLKEGDCEKPVFVLYPNYTLPDISFLNGRPNIYLSPVKVNISPKSNDTRKNRMQLKGKRPFSCTDVEMLKKKGLGHIKDWDSLNFLLPLECRQLLSEMPELMQYIKEKDIPNKSDKYCNLSPASKKNRPMSCDCTNLANTTAVSSSSSTATQPSSGYRGSSTMLTDESSQNSPAPTGNFNPLFVYRYDSATSSEASCANTEGQRINPSIPKRSLSLADQNRIAKQGELAPPRPPLPKSILRKSMDKTRKTTAQTKRYSMFELDDFIQDPIVCASAAVENKTKRRSLQEPYYLQNQTNFDYRKNNDLAAKRLSQQFLDAADKDADYNEYYQDEGVGTESSLESGKSNEIKFHRPHTPPLPKPRTKKIEYIDFPPPGALISSADLQQLEEFLKQSGINCQNMDEWDQNQVQKVRSQVTKFLQMKRSQEENQRSTDSSSSSCNSKKSVSFAQKPDTKPDVQQSQTKPLDELKVASLATPPNSPNISAMVAQRHYQAKNLAEIPICEEGEVSPDEFLSPTTQNDGRQKYDLIDVSQKRALVSNVTDAVEMLIQHFSPATDQAELAFLGDSKQSPACAKIALNALCPALYAIFRDGLKENIETSFGAVNNSVWQMVEATARQGPITKSLNELVLRINSEDAVTEGLVKFNAFILGLLNAQSVDAWVSYVRTRESILAKHYDSDSLILAGCVGESRCRALLDTLLASLEPLRLLPFSLDLMFEMRELHRSFKRIENDMRAASRPTTINTPPLTLNQRNLLKLVRSMQSSAISSDDCQTSVIMRHKEPRNKEPSTPDLLNESANVKTTVEKNRPRSCVNPSPIGYDMCPNNSRIDLENNRRWSGVHLGSKLMQAFDRLVFDDSDDYTDSLENNKPSAKAPGNDTKLDISGEEQWRPGSANSSASGNTGAGSNNSGGKFRRLQLKWEMLSTAESPVTPSGETSPATARGSKIPRPVSSPVRPQAPTAQSPAKNTHRGIPVPVRKGSSPTTTAPRPNTTRAGATNKKPPQPANRGIPEKSTRKPADKTRIANVAAKKANSSMKSPASRVDGACVGGAPRPASLPYGRAAPPPAPRRAASSSAARAHAHHAQQKNKYVRTLWHRLPSDSGHLAFNEGERLRLILEVDDQYLLCCRGDQKGLVPRDAVLLEDF, encoded by the exons AGTAACCCCCAAGGCGAGATGTTCGCGAGTATATCAAGTTCTCTATTGGAAAAGTTTCGGTTCGACAGTTCAATGAGTGGCAGTAGTTTGCAG GGTGAAGAATCTGTCGGTTCCATCAATACAATGTCGATATGTAAATCAGAGCTGTTGTTTTCGCCGGTCAAAGAAGGTGCCCATGGAGTTCACTTCAGCGTTGATAGTCTTGACTGTGAGCTGCCAACTGAACAAGATCTTATTCTCACATGTCAAGCGAATAAAGATAATTACACCATCGCCTTCGAGGGCAGTCTCACCATTTACTCTGAGGACAGTGAGTGCGCTGAATTCACCGTCAATCAAAAACATG ACAAATTGGTTAAGAAAGATTTAAACATAGCCTTAGATAATGATGAAAGAACGCGCAGGAATTTAGAATTACTAGAAAGATGTAAGAAATTAACTAATAAGCTAACAACTTCTATGGCCAGAAGTGATTTAGGTTTAACTACCTGGAGTAAGCTTAAAAAACAAACCAGTCATTCACCCCTAAAGAG gcATCCATCTGGAAATAACAATGAAGAATCAAATGAATCAACCGATAATACAAGTGAAATGAACAATTCAGTAATCAAAAGTCAAAGCTTACCAAACTTGTACAGGAAAAAACTGCTGAGCAGTTCAATCAATTCTGCTGCATTAAGCAACTCAACG gtcgACTCTTTTACAGCCAACCAAAGACTAATTGGAACACCAACATGTATGAAGGTTTATGATGTTTCACTAAATCGTTCAACACTTGGCAGTCAACATTCGGAACCTATGAGCACATCTTCTACGGACAACCAAACGTCGTCTGATAAAAGTCAGACGAAACAGTCTTTTAATCTGGTGAAGCtttttatgaaacaaaaaagCACTAGTAATGATGGTATTGTTAGTATGGATCAATTAGATCGATCGGAGTGCTGGCCTTCTAGTTCAGGGGGTGAAAGCGGAGAGTCAATGGGGGAGCAAAAGCTAGGCATTTTCAAAAGCAGTCATGCTGAAAGACCTCAAGTCGATTTACCTATCGAGGCGCTTGAAGAAACGTCATCAGCAGTTTATGAAGAAATTCGAACACCAAATCCATATAATAGAGTTTATGACGAAGTGTTAATAGAGGAAGAAGAAGTTGAAGGGGCTAATAAGTTGAGTGATAACGAATCTAATCTATATGCTATTGTGAATAAACCTCACTTTAAAAGAACaaacttaaatattacaaatagcCCCTCAAAAGGAAGATATAGTAGAAAATCATGTTCCTCTCAGTCATCGGCCACGAGTGTTAGTATTTCTAGTTGTTCTGAGTCTGATGGTACCCAAATAACAAGAATGAATAGGGTACTGCAAAGAGAATCATGTGATACTAAAGCCACTTCTACGCATCTTGAAGCTGCTAAGCTAGATAAAAGCATGCAAACATCATCTCTTCAAGTTTCATCTATGTCACATGACCGAGAAATATATAAAGTTGTAGAGGCTTCGTTCCTTGAAAAACTAAAAGAGGGCGATTGTGAAAAAcctgtttttgttttgtatccTAATTATACTTTACCAGACATAAGCTTTTTGAATGGCAgacctaatatatatttaagtccagtaaaagtaaatatatcACCAAAATCAAATGACACCCGAAAAAATAGAATGCAACTAAAAGGTAAACGACCGTTTTCATGCACTGATGTAGAAATGCTTAAGAAAAAAGGTCTTGGCCATATTAAAGATTGGGATTCCCTGAATTTCTTGCTACCGCTTGAATGTAGACAGTTACTCTCCGAAATGCCAGAATTAATGCagtatattaaagaaaaagataTACCAAATAAATCTGATAAATACTGTAATTTATCACCTGCATCAAAGAAGAATAGGCCAATGAGTTGTGATTGCACCAATTTAGCCAATACTACAGCTGTTTCGTCAAGTTCAAGTACAGCAACTCAACCATCATCAGGATATCGAGGGTCGTCAACAATGTTAACTGATGAATCCTCTCAAAATAGCCCTGCTCCTACAGGAAACTTTAATCCATTATTTGTTTACCGCTACGACAGTGCTACAAGTTCTGAAGCCAGTTGTGCAAATACTGAAGGTCAAAGAATAAATCCATCGATACCAAAACGGTCACTGTCTCTAGCCGATCAAAATAGAATAGCAAAACAAGGAGAACTTGCTCCTCCAAGACCCCCTTTACCTAAGAGTATTTTACGTAAATCTATGGATAAAACACGCAAAACTACTGCGCAAACAAAACGATACAGTATGTTTGAACTCGACGATTTTATTCAAGACCCAATAGTATGCGCTTCAGCTGCTGTGGAGAATAAAACTAAGAGAAGGTCACTTCAAGAGCCTTATTATCTTCAAAATCAAACAAATTTTGATTACAGAAAAAATAATGACTTAGCTGCCAAAAGATTGTCTCAACAATTCTTAGATGCTGCTGATAAAGACGCTGATTATAACGAATATTATCAAGATGAAGGAGTTGGGACTGAAAGCAGCCTTGAGTCAGGAAAATCGAATGAAATAAAGTTTCATAGACCGCATACGCCTCCGCTTCCGAAACCAAGAACCAAGAAAATTGAATACATTGATTTTCCACCACCCGGTGCACTTATAAGCAGCGCTGATTTACAACAGTTAGAAGAGTTTCTCAAGCAAAGTGGGATCAACTGTCAAAACATGGATGAATGGGATCAAAATCAAGTTCAAAAGGTAAGAAGTCAGGTTACGAAATTCCTCCAAATGAAGCGTTCCCAGGAAGAAAACCAAAGGTCTACAGATTCAAGTAGCAGTAGTTGCAATAGCAAGAAATCGGTTAGCTTCGCACAGAAGCCAGATACTAAACCTGATGTACAACAAAGTCAAACAAAACCTTTAGATGAACTAAAAGTAGCAAGTCTTGCTACACCGCCAAATTCGCCGAATATTTCTGCTATGGTAGCACAAAGACACTATCAG GCCAAAAATTTAGCCGAGATACCTATTTGCGAAGAAGGAGAAGTAAGTCCAGATGAATTTTTAAGTCCTACAACACAAAATGATGGAAGACAAAAGTACGACCTCATTGATGTCTCTCAAAAAAGAG CATTAGTCTCTAATGTAACGGATGCTGTTGAAATGTTGATTCAGCACTTTTCTCCTGCAACGGATCAAGCAGAACTAGCTTTCTTAGGTGATTCAAAACAATCACCGGCTTGTGCAAAGATTGCCCTAAATGCTTTGTGTCCAGCATTATACGCCATATTTAGAGATGGtctaaaggaaaacattgaaaCTTCTTTTGGTGCTGTCAATAACTCTGTCTGGCAAATGGTAGAAGCGACAGCTAGACAAg GTCCCATAACCAAGTCCCTTAATGAACTGGTTTTAAGAATAAACAGTGAAGACGCAGTAACGGAAGGATTGGTCAAATTCAATGCATTTATTTTAGGTCTATTAAA CGCACAATCTGTAGATGCGTGGGTGTCGTATGTGCGGACAAGGGAATCAATACTAGCAAAGCACTACGACTCCGATTCTCTCATCCTAGCGGGTTGCGTAGGCGAATCGCGATGTAGAGCCCTGTTGGATACGTTGCTGGCCAGCCTCGAACCACTCAGACTTCTGCCGTTCTCCCTTGATCTTATGTTCGAAATGCGCGAGTTACACCGAAGTTTCAAGAGGATTGAAAACGATATGAGAGCTGCTAGTAGG CCCACTACGATTAACACTCCGCCACTAACACTGAACCAGAGAAACCTGCTGAAGCTGGTCCGTTCGATGCAGTCCAGCGCCATTTCGAGTGACGACTGTCAGACTAGTGTCATAATGAGACACAAAGAGCCCAGAAACAAAGAGCCATCCACGCCAGACTTGTTGAACGAGTCGGCAAATGTTAAGACTACTGTTGAAAAAAATAGGCCGAGGTCATGTGTAAACCCATCTCCTATAGGCTACGACATGTGTCCTAACAACAGTAGAATAGACCTTGAGAATAATCGGAGATGGTCAGGAGTGCACCTGGGCTCGAAATTGATGCAAGCATTTGACAGATTAGTATTTGATGACAGTGATGATTACACTGATAGTCTAGAAAACAATAAGCCCTCCGCTAAAGCACCCGGCAATGACACGAAG CTGGATATAAGCGGCGAGGAGCAGTGGCGGCCGGGCTCAGCCAACAGCAGTGCGAGTGGGAACACAGGCGCTGGCAGCAACAACTCGGGGGGAAAGTTCCGACGTTTACAGCTAAAATGGGAAATGCTGAGTACTGCCGAAAGCCCCGTCACGCCATCTG GAGAAACATCACCAGCTACAGCTCGAGGATCCAAAATCCCACGGCCGGTGTCATCACCAGTCCGGCCTCAGGCGCCAACAGCGCAGTCGCCCGCCAAAAACACGCAtcg AGGCATCCCCGTACCGGTACGTAAAGGTTCTTCGCCCACAACAACGGCTCCACGTCCTAACACTACGAGGGCAGGTGCCACGAATAAGAAACCTCCGCAACCCGCCAatag AGGTATACCTGAGAAGTCAACGAGAAAACCTGCGGACAAAACTCGAATCGCAAACGTTGCTGCTAAAAAAGCAAACAGTTCTATGAAGTCGCC AGCGTCTCGCGTGGACGGTGCGTGTGTGGGCGGTGCACCGCGGCCCGCGTCGCTGCCGTACGGGCGAGCCGCGCCGCCACCCGCACCTCGTCGCGCCGCTTCATCGTCGGCAGCGCGGGCGCACGCGCACCACGCACAACAGAAGAACAA ATACGTGAGAACGCTTTGGCACAGACTACCATCAGACTCAGGTCACTTAGCGTTCAACGAGGGCGAAAGACTACGGCTGATCCTAGAGGTGGATGACCAGTACCTATTGTGCTGTCGCGGAGACCAGAAGGGATTGGTTCCCCGCGATGCTGTGCTTTTAGAGGATTTCTGA